The following are encoded in a window of Sinorhizobium sojae CCBAU 05684 genomic DNA:
- the folD gene encoding bifunctional methylenetetrahydrofolate dehydrogenase/methenyltetrahydrofolate cyclohydrolase FolD: protein MTTVIDGKAVAASVIETVKSATRALEAEAGVRAGLAVVIVGDDPASHAYVSAKSKMAKECGFLSVQHTLPTETTQKELAALVAELNSDPSIHGILVQLPLPKHLQSEPIIQSILPEKDVDGLHVVNAGKVATGDLEGGLVSCTPAGAMVFVRRTHGEDLSGLNAVVVGRSNLFGKPMSALLLAANATVTTAHSRTRDLPAVCRNADILVAAVGRPEMVKTDWVKPGATVIDVGINRVPAPERGEGKTKLVGDVAFDECAKVASVITPVPGGVGPMTIAMLMANTIIAAHRKAGRKPPKF from the coding sequence GTGACGACTGTGATTGATGGCAAAGCCGTTGCCGCTTCGGTCATCGAAACCGTGAAATCCGCCACCAGGGCTCTTGAGGCCGAGGCAGGCGTTCGGGCGGGGCTCGCGGTCGTCATCGTTGGAGACGACCCGGCAAGCCACGCCTATGTGTCTGCGAAGAGCAAGATGGCCAAGGAGTGTGGCTTCCTTTCGGTCCAGCATACCCTGCCGACGGAGACGACGCAGAAGGAACTCGCAGCGCTGGTCGCCGAGCTCAATTCGGATCCGTCGATCCATGGCATTCTCGTGCAGTTACCGCTGCCGAAGCACCTCCAATCGGAGCCGATCATCCAGTCGATCCTTCCGGAGAAGGACGTCGACGGCCTGCATGTCGTCAATGCCGGCAAGGTCGCGACCGGCGATCTGGAAGGCGGGCTCGTCTCCTGTACGCCGGCAGGCGCCATGGTCTTCGTGCGCCGCACCCACGGAGAGGATCTCTCCGGCCTCAATGCAGTCGTCGTCGGGCGCTCGAACCTGTTCGGAAAGCCGATGTCGGCGTTGCTTCTCGCCGCCAATGCTACCGTCACGACCGCTCACTCCCGCACCAGGGACCTGCCGGCCGTCTGCCGCAATGCCGACATCCTAGTGGCGGCAGTCGGTCGCCCGGAAATGGTCAAGACGGACTGGGTAAAGCCCGGCGCGACGGTTATCGATGTCGGCATCAACCGGGTGCCCGCGCCGGAGCGTGGCGAGGGCAAGACAAAGCTTGTCGGCGACGTGGCCTTCGACGAGTGCGCCAAGGTGGCAAGCGTTATCACGCCGGTGCCGGGTGGCGTCGGGCCGATGACGATCGCCATGCTGATGGCGAATACGATCATCGCCGCCCATCGCAAGGCCGGCCGCAAACCGCCGAAATTCTGA